From a region of the Lactuca sativa cultivar Salinas chromosome 4, Lsat_Salinas_v11, whole genome shotgun sequence genome:
- the LOC111899736 gene encoding uncharacterized protein LOC111899736, with amino-acid sequence MAIISANTKPHYHARSKSLPSSSDQQSIFNKFYRFQDSQEATTSCSSSTFIGNKLKCLNDMYESIQPFLILPSTKQSLAQGCYKELLNKFLDELVGLLDLCSTTKDALSISMECAKELQSVIRRKRGNNHGLTSSIEGYLSHRRKVKKVVSKTLSSLQKQWASSVKESHRTDSNINILEEMRLNTLAVFESLLNFILGSSTQSRPKGWSFVSKMKGSKRVHCSETLEESELKKVDDELHAVIIYTKTKLDSSVVQNVKVGLAEMEFSLLDICDLLECLCRYLIKTRVSILNILSC; translated from the coding sequence ATGGCTATTATTTCTGCAAATACTAAACCACATTACCATGCCAGATCCAAAAGCTTACCTTCTTCATCAGACCAACAATCCATATTCAATAAGTTCTACAGATTTCAAGATTCTCAAGAAGCCACCACATCTTGTTCCTCATCAACATTTATAGGCAATAAACTTAAATGCCTGAATGATATGTATGAATCTATTCAGCCATTCCTTATATTGCCATCCACTAAACAATCTTTAGCCCAAGGATGCTACAAAGAACTACTGAACAAGTTTTTAGATGAACTTGTTGGGCTTTTGGATCTGTGTAGCACCACCAAGGATGCCTTGTCCATATCCATGGAATGTGCCAAAGAACTCCAATCGGTTATTCGCCGAAAAAGAGGTAATAATCACGGGTTAACTTCTTCAATCGAGGGCTATCTATCCCACAGGAGAAAAGTGAAGAAGGTTGTTTCTAAAACATTGTCAAGTTTGCAGAAGCAATGGGCTTCTTCAGTCAAGGAAAGCCACAGAACAGATTCGAACATCAATATATTGGAAGAAATGAGATTAAACACTTTGGCAGTGTTTGAGTCCTTGTTGAACTTTATTCTTGGATCAAGCACACAGTCAAGGCCAAAAGGCTGGTCTTTTGTCTCCAAAATGAAAGGCAGCAAGCGTGTCCATTGTTCTGAGACTCTTGAAGAAAGTGAACTGAAGAAGGTGGATGATGAATTACATGCCGTAATCATCTACACGAAAACCAAATTAGACAGCTCAGTTGTACAGAATGTAAAAGTAGGCTTAGCAGAAATGGAATTTAGCCTCCTAGATATCTGTGACCTGTTAGAATGCCTTTGCAGATACTTGATCAAAACTAGAGTGTCAATTCTAAATATCCTCAGCTGTTAG